The Nocardioides humi genome includes a region encoding these proteins:
- a CDS encoding SPFH domain-containing protein, whose amino-acid sequence MSALVLTVLLLLGALALAVTAPRLRLRRWMAVVPALLGVVVLVSSATTIVEAKNVGVVTTFGKPRAAFGPGLHLKAPWEKVTELDGTIQTQEYSGDGCIRVRIGDGTTACVTTTIRWRIVGEKADEIYSSYRSDDVNANVRKALVSTVFKAAVNQVLGGYDPTEEIRVIDPTAENAADADFAPDYDAMAAEIGESMSARVTAGGSLIRVETITLSYLELSQTTQKKINDFQAEVANTQVALQRKATAEAQAAANKALAESVSQDPNVLVSRCLDTLQLMVEDKQPVPAGFSCWPGGGSAVVLPQASR is encoded by the coding sequence ATGTCCGCCCTGGTCCTGACCGTCCTGCTCCTCCTCGGGGCGCTCGCCCTCGCCGTCACCGCACCGCGCCTGCGCCTGCGGCGCTGGATGGCCGTGGTGCCCGCCCTGCTGGGCGTCGTGGTGCTGGTGTCCTCCGCCACCACCATCGTCGAGGCCAAGAACGTCGGCGTGGTCACCACCTTCGGCAAGCCGCGGGCCGCGTTCGGGCCCGGCCTGCACCTGAAGGCGCCGTGGGAGAAGGTCACCGAGCTCGACGGCACCATCCAGACCCAGGAGTACTCCGGCGACGGGTGCATCCGGGTCCGCATCGGCGACGGCACGACGGCCTGCGTCACCACGACCATCCGGTGGCGGATCGTCGGGGAGAAGGCCGACGAGATCTACTCGTCGTACCGCTCCGACGACGTCAACGCCAACGTCCGCAAGGCGCTGGTCTCCACGGTCTTCAAGGCAGCCGTCAACCAGGTCCTGGGCGGCTACGACCCCACCGAGGAGATCCGGGTCATCGACCCGACCGCCGAGAACGCCGCCGACGCGGACTTCGCGCCGGACTACGACGCCATGGCCGCCGAGATCGGGGAGTCGATGAGCGCGCGAGTGACCGCCGGCGGCAGCCTGATCCGGGTCGAGACGATCACCCTCTCCTACCTGGAGCTCAGCCAGACCACCCAGAAGAAGATCAACGACTTCCAGGCCGAGGTCGCCAACACCCAGGTCGCCCTCCAGCGCAAGGCCACCGCCGAGGCGCAGGCCGCCGCCAACAAGGCGCTCGCCGAGTCGGTCAGCCAGGACCCCAACGTGCTCGTGTCGCGCTGCCTCGACACGCTGCAGCTGATGGTCGAGGACAAGCAGCCCGTCCCCGCCGGCTTCTCGTGCTGGCCGGGCGGCGGATCGGCGGTCGTGCTGCCGCAGGCGAGCCGCTGA
- a CDS encoding DUF3073 domain-containing protein — protein sequence MGRGRAKAKQTKVARDLKYRTHDTDLSALARELHGEPVDREEAAPDDADLDKWSDYADRD from the coding sequence ATGGGCCGCGGCCGAGCGAAAGCCAAGCAGACCAAGGTCGCGCGCGACCTGAAGTACCGCACTCACGACACGGATCTCAGCGCTCTCGCGCGTGAGCTCCACGGTGAGCCGGTCGACCGGGAAGAGGCGGCGCCCGACGACGCCGACCTCGACAAGTGGTCGGACTACGCCGACCGCGACTGA
- the purF gene encoding amidophosphoribosyltransferase: protein MRNVCGVFGVWAPGEDVAKLTYFGLYSLQHRGQESAGISVSNGRQILVYKDMGLVSQVFDENTLESFAGHLAVGHCRYSTTGASTWQNAQPTFRPTEDGSIALGHNGNLINTAQLAAMVKDLPSDEGELDIHARDLESSTNDTSLVTALLAHHPDSSLEARALELLPQVHGAFSFVFMNENTLYAARDPEGIRPLVLGRLDRGWVVASEDAALATVGASVIREVEPGELLVIDEDGLRSHRFAETRRKGCVFEYVYLARPDATIAGRSVHEARVEMGRQLAREFPVEADLVIPVPESGTPAASGYALESGIPFGQGFVKNAYVGRTFIQPSQTLRQLGIRLKLNALEHMIRGKRVVVVDDSIVRGNTQRAQVRMLREAGATEVHVRISSPPVKWPCFYGIDFATRAELIANGLDPAEIAASVGADSLGYISLDGMVEATGQPQSTLCTACFTGEYPIELPDESLLGKHLLEATLRPHGEALPVLNNP, encoded by the coding sequence TTGCGCAACGTGTGCGGAGTCTTCGGCGTATGGGCCCCGGGTGAGGACGTCGCCAAGCTGACCTACTTCGGTCTCTACTCGCTGCAGCACCGCGGCCAGGAGTCCGCCGGCATCTCGGTCAGCAACGGGCGCCAGATCCTCGTCTACAAGGACATGGGCCTGGTCTCCCAGGTCTTCGACGAGAACACACTGGAGTCGTTCGCGGGCCATCTCGCGGTCGGCCACTGCCGCTACTCCACGACCGGCGCCAGCACCTGGCAGAACGCCCAGCCGACCTTCCGTCCCACCGAGGACGGCTCGATCGCACTCGGCCACAACGGCAACCTGATCAACACCGCCCAGCTCGCGGCGATGGTCAAGGACCTTCCCAGCGACGAGGGCGAGCTCGACATCCACGCCCGCGACCTGGAGTCGTCCACCAACGACACCAGCCTGGTGACCGCGCTGCTCGCGCACCACCCGGACTCCTCGCTCGAGGCGCGCGCGCTGGAGCTGCTGCCGCAGGTCCACGGCGCCTTCTCGTTCGTCTTCATGAACGAGAACACCCTGTACGCCGCCCGCGACCCCGAGGGCATCCGCCCGCTCGTGCTGGGCCGACTCGACCGTGGCTGGGTCGTCGCCAGCGAGGACGCCGCGCTCGCGACCGTCGGCGCCAGCGTGATCCGCGAGGTCGAGCCGGGCGAGCTGCTCGTCATCGACGAGGACGGGCTGCGCTCCCACAGGTTCGCCGAGACGCGGCGCAAGGGCTGCGTGTTCGAGTACGTCTACCTCGCCCGCCCCGACGCCACCATCGCGGGCCGCAGCGTCCACGAGGCCCGGGTCGAGATGGGTCGCCAGCTGGCCCGCGAGTTCCCGGTCGAGGCCGATCTGGTCATCCCGGTCCCCGAGTCCGGTACGCCGGCCGCCTCCGGCTACGCGCTGGAGAGCGGCATCCCGTTCGGGCAGGGCTTCGTCAAGAACGCCTACGTCGGCCGCACCTTCATCCAGCCGTCGCAGACCCTGCGCCAGCTCGGCATCCGGCTCAAGCTCAACGCCCTCGAGCACATGATCCGCGGCAAGCGGGTCGTCGTGGTCGACGACTCGATCGTGCGCGGCAACACCCAGCGCGCCCAGGTGCGGATGCTCCGCGAGGCCGGCGCGACAGAGGTCCACGTGCGGATCTCCAGCCCGCCGGTGAAGTGGCCCTGCTTCTACGGCATCGACTTCGCGACCCGCGCCGAGCTGATCGCGAACGGCCTCGACCCCGCCGAGATCGCCGCCAGTGTCGGTGCCGACAGCCTCGGCTACATCTCGCTCGACGGCATGGTCGAGGCGACCGGCCAGCCGCAGAGCACGCTGTGCACGGCCTGCTTCACCGGCGAGTACCCGATCGAGCTGCCCGACGAGAGCCTGCTCGGCAAGCACCTGCTCGAGGCCACGCTGCGTCCGCACGGCGAGGCCCTCCCCGTCCTCAACAATCCATGA
- the eutC gene encoding ethanolamine ammonia-lyase subunit EutC, whose translation MSRPAGSDFWTALRAHTPARIGQSRHGEAPGTRERLEFASAHAAARDAVHTPLDVPALVADLAAVPGLTEPVLVASAAPDRATYLTRPDLGRRLRDPLPPAEPGADIVVVLADGLSATAVQRHAAGVLRELLPLLPGTRWAPPVVASQARVALADHVGAAWGARLTLVLIGERPGLTTADSLGAYLTWAPRPGTPDSARNCVSNIHPPHGLDHATAARTIASLVRGARQLQATGVTLKEGRLELA comes from the coding sequence ATGAGCCGGCCCGCAGGGAGCGACTTCTGGACGGCGCTGCGCGCCCACACCCCGGCCCGGATCGGGCAGTCCCGGCACGGCGAGGCGCCCGGCACCCGTGAGCGGCTGGAGTTCGCGAGCGCCCACGCGGCCGCGCGCGACGCCGTGCATACGCCCCTCGACGTCCCGGCGCTCGTCGCCGACCTCGCCGCCGTCCCGGGCCTCACGGAGCCGGTGCTCGTCGCCTCCGCGGCGCCCGACCGGGCGACGTACCTCACCCGGCCGGACCTGGGGCGCCGGCTCCGCGACCCGCTGCCGCCGGCCGAGCCGGGCGCGGACATCGTGGTCGTCCTCGCCGACGGCCTGAGCGCCACCGCCGTGCAGCGGCACGCCGCGGGCGTGCTGCGGGAGCTGTTGCCGCTGCTGCCGGGCACCCGCTGGGCGCCCCCGGTGGTCGCCTCCCAGGCCCGGGTGGCGCTCGCCGACCACGTCGGCGCGGCGTGGGGGGCACGGCTCACGCTGGTGCTGATCGGCGAGCGGCCCGGGCTGACCACGGCGGACAGCCTCGGCGCCTACCTGACCTGGGCGCCCCGGCCGGGCACACCGGACTCGGCCCGCAACTGCGTCTCCAACATCCACCCGCCGCACGGGCTCGACCACGCGACCGCCGCCCGCACCATCGCCTCCCTCGTACGCGGCGCACGCCAGCTGCAGGCGACCGGCGTCACCCTGAAGGAGGGCCGGCTCGAGCTCGCCTGA
- the purM gene encoding phosphoribosylformylglycinamidine cyclo-ligase, with product MADNAYARAGVDIEAADRAVDLMKEWVEKARRPEMLGGLGGFAGLFDASALTSYRKPLLATSTDGVGTKVAVAQLMDKHDTIGFDLVGMVVDDLVVCGAEPLFMTDYIATGKVVPERIAAIVKGIAEACVEAGCALVGGETAEHPGLLDPDEYDVAGATTGVVEADDLLGPGRVRPGDVVLAMAASGLHSNGYSLARHVFFTQAGWTVDRHVEELGRTLGEELLEPTRLYTKPCLAIARETETHAMAHVTGGGLANNLARVMPPELKATLDRATWTPAPVFDLVRRLGDVAQPDLEATLNCGVGMVALVAPSAAAAALARLAELGIDSWVAGEVAVDPAQKGTVELVGQHPGW from the coding sequence GTGGCTGACAACGCCTACGCCCGCGCCGGCGTCGACATCGAGGCCGCGGACCGCGCCGTCGACCTGATGAAGGAGTGGGTCGAGAAGGCGCGTCGCCCCGAGATGCTCGGCGGCCTCGGCGGCTTCGCCGGCCTCTTCGACGCGAGCGCGCTGACGTCGTACCGGAAGCCGCTGCTCGCCACCTCGACCGACGGCGTCGGCACCAAGGTCGCGGTCGCGCAGCTGATGGACAAGCACGACACGATCGGCTTCGACCTGGTCGGCATGGTCGTCGACGACCTCGTCGTGTGCGGGGCCGAGCCGCTGTTCATGACCGACTACATCGCCACCGGCAAGGTCGTCCCCGAGCGGATCGCCGCGATCGTCAAGGGCATCGCCGAGGCCTGCGTCGAGGCCGGCTGCGCGCTGGTCGGCGGCGAGACCGCCGAGCACCCCGGCCTGCTCGACCCGGACGAGTACGACGTCGCCGGCGCCACCACCGGCGTGGTCGAGGCCGACGACCTGCTCGGTCCCGGTCGGGTGCGTCCCGGCGACGTGGTGCTCGCGATGGCCGCCAGCGGCCTGCACTCCAACGGCTACTCCCTGGCCCGGCACGTGTTCTTCACCCAGGCCGGCTGGACCGTCGACCGCCACGTCGAGGAGCTCGGCCGCACCCTCGGCGAGGAGCTGCTCGAGCCCACCCGGCTCTACACCAAGCCCTGCCTCGCGATCGCGCGCGAGACCGAGACCCACGCGATGGCCCACGTCACCGGCGGCGGCCTCGCCAACAACCTCGCCCGGGTGATGCCGCCCGAGCTCAAGGCCACCCTCGACCGCGCCACCTGGACCCCCGCCCCCGTCTTCGACCTGGTCCGCCGCCTCGGCGACGTCGCCCAGCCCGACCTCGAGGCCACCCTCAACTGCGGCGTCGGCATGGTCGCCCTCGTCGCGCCCTCCGCCGCCGCCGCCGCCCTGGCCCGCCTGGCCGAGCTCGGCATCGACTCCTGGGTGGCCGGCGAGGTCGCCGTCGACCCCGCGCAGAAGGGCACCGTCGAGCTGGTCGGCCAGCACCCCGGCTGGTGA